The Candidatus Peregrinibacteria bacterium genome includes the window AAATTCATGCATCATCGTGTCGTTTGTGAGTTCCGGATGGAAGCTCGTAGCTAGCATGTGGCCTTGCCGGATTGCAATTGGCTGGTCTTTGTATGTGGCGAGGACTTGGATTTGAGTAGTCGGATTAGTGAGTAAGCTGAGTTTTGGGGCGCGGATAAATACAGCTTCGATTTGATGAGTTAAAATCTGTATTTCGGTTATAAAACTGTCACTTTGAGTTCCATAAGCATTGCGATCCGCGCGAATATCCATGACTTTGAGTGATTCGGGCAGGTTATCATCTGTTTGATTTTTGGAATGCCCTATAACTTCTTTTGCAAGTAAAATTGCGCCTGCACAAGTGCCCCAAACGGGTAATGGTTTGATTAACCCATCTTGATTAGTCGAATCGCCGATTATAGCTTGTTTCAGCGGTTCAAAAAGGTTGTACTTTTTCAAAAGTTTCGATTGAGCGGTACTTTCGCCACCTGGAAGAATAATACCTTGGATTCTCCGCTTATTTTGATTTGGACTCTCCGGATCGTAATTTTCAAAAAGATCTTCCGGTAATCGGATTTCAGTAACGTCAAAATCTTCTATTTGCAAATTTTGCGCAGCTTTTATAAGTGCTTTTTTGTGTTCTGCGACAGAGCCCTGAATTGCAAGAATCCCTATTTTCATAAAACTATTTTACCAACCGCGTTCAGCCAATTTCACTTCCAGACTTTCTATTGATTGAGACTCCATAGCTTTGCCAAGTCCTGTTGATGCACGAGTTACCTCTTCCGGTTTCATAAAATTCATAGTTGCATCAACTATGGCTTTTGCCATTACGGCTGGATTTTCTGATTTGAATATTCCTGAACCGACAAACACTCCGTCGCAACCAAGCTGCATCATAAGGGCTGCATCTGCAGGAGTTGCAACACCTCCCGCCGCAAAGTTTACAACAGTCAGGCGACCAAGTGTACGTGTTTCTTTTACAAGCTCTAGAGGGGCGCGCATTTCTTTTGCTGCCGCTTCTAATTCTTGCTCTGACATGTTTTTGAGGGATACAATTTCATTTTGAATTGTTTTCCAATGACGAACCGCTTCGATAATATTCCCTGTACCTGCCTCACCTTTTGTACGAATCATACATGCGCCCTCATTGATCCTGCGTAGCGCCTCACCAAGGTTCGTCGCTCCACATACAAATGGAACTTTGAATTTTGATTTATCAACATGACTCCATGGGTCTGCCGGAGTCAAAACTTCACTTTCATCTATATAATCCACATTTAGTGATTCGAGGATTTGTGCCTCTACAAAATGTCCAATACGAATTTTTGCCATAACCGGAATCGACACGGCCGCTTGTATTTCTGAAATCATCTGCGGATCACTCATACGAGCAACACCACCATCTTTACGAATGTCTGACGGCACACGTTCAAGAGCCATGACAGCAACAGCTCCGGCATCCTCTGCAATCTTGGCCTGCTCAGGGTTTACCACATCCATAATCACTCCTCCTTTGAGCATTTGTGCCAGTCCTTTATTGAGACGTTGTTGATCCATTTGTGCCGCTATATCTTGAGTCATTAGTATATGTGTAAAAATATATTTTTAAATATTCTTGAGTGGCAGGGTCTGACTATATGGCATAGTTTTACAAAAATCCAGTATTTTTTACATACAAAAAAGAGCCCTTCAGATATATCCGAAAGGCTCTCTTGTAATTCCTAAATTTGTACTTAAATTCTTTTATTCAAATCTATTACATGTAGCACCATTCGCTGAATTTATCTCAGTGAAACCTGCTGTAAAATTCGTTTGATTATTCTGTACAAATCCTGACATATTAATTGGACTTCCAACTAGTCCATTGAAACTTCCTATAACTCCATTATTTGTTATAGCAACTTCTGCTGTAATCGCTCTATTTTGTTGACTGGTAGCTTTGTATTTACCGTATAGAGTTATGAATGTAGGCTGATTTGCCGGGATAGTAAATGTAACATTATTAGGTTTGAGTGCATTGAAATAGTTTTGAACCGAGGTTACGTTATAACTTGTTATATAGTTTATTACCTCAGATTCCCTACTAACAATTACCCTATAATCAGTCATAAACGTACCAAAGTGATTCCAGAAACTAAATCCTCGAGCGGTAATCGGCGTATTAGAATTGATCTTCCATTGCCCAAGACGAGCATAAGAAGATTCATTACATAAAGTATTGTTGTAATCAAGTCTTATGTTACTCATCGTATTTAAGTTACCATAAGACTGAATCGTAACTGCTGGAGAGGGCGCAACATTTTGAGTCACCGTTGTAGACTGTGTACTACTTTTCGATGCTATTCGTCGAGCTCTACCTTGTCCATCTTCAGAAGAAAATGCGCCGAAAGCAATAACTACCGCGAGCGATAGTACAAGCAAGAATATGAGCATTTTTACATTTTTTTTGCTGGCCATACTTGAGGGGATTTAAGAAATATGAGATGAAGTTTTAAAAACCTATCGCATAAGTATAACATGGATCGCCCAGCTCGTCAACTAATACTCATCCCAAGATTTTATCTTGAGATCTTTGAGATCGTACTTCTCTATACTGTCGACCAGTACGCTTGCTACTTGTAAATTTGTAATCAATGGAATATTTAAATCAATTGCAGTTCTGCGAATCTTGTACCCATCTGTAATTTCTTCTTTGGAATAAGTCTTTGGAATATTTATAACCAGAT containing:
- the pdxS gene encoding pyridoxal 5'-phosphate synthase lyase subunit PdxS; translation: MDQQRLNKGLAQMLKGGVIMDVVNPEQAKIAEDAGAVAVMALERVPSDIRKDGGVARMSDPQMISEIQAAVSIPVMAKIRIGHFVEAQILESLNVDYIDESEVLTPADPWSHVDKSKFKVPFVCGATNLGEALRRINEGACMIRTKGEAGTGNIIEAVRHWKTIQNEIVSLKNMSEQELEAAAKEMRAPLELVKETRTLGRLTVVNFAAGGVATPADAALMMQLGCDGVFVGSGIFKSENPAVMAKAIVDATMNFMKPEEVTRASTGLGKAMESQSIESLEVKLAERGW
- the pdxT gene encoding pyridoxal 5'-phosphate synthase glutaminase subunit PdxT, with protein sequence MKIGILAIQGSVAEHKKALIKAAQNLQIEDFDVTEIRLPEDLFENYDPESPNQNKRRIQGIILPGGESTAQSKLLKKYNLFEPLKQAIIGDSTNQDGLIKPLPVWGTCAGAILLAKEVIGHSKNQTDDNLPESLKVMDIRADRNAYGTQSDSFITEIQILTHQIEAVFIRAPKLSLLTNPTTQIQVLATYKDQPIAIRQGHMLATSFHPELTNDTMMHEFFLKYHLPTASPTLPKWPLL